A genomic window from Candidatus Desulfatibia profunda includes:
- a CDS encoding cytosolic protein: MLNLDKADRIEDLDHENTARFVLDLFHRLIFHHVFWFNEVKHQMGTEKAFETLKSAYKRSYAIQMKRLAKLFGFQMKDDVPEPMLKMSKALLLEFMDSVAANWLANDGVWFQAVEFSSGMNDAKRCNDSCWAQFSTFEARSIRTFLNLPEKSGLEGLKRALNFRIYARINTQSCVDEGPDSFVYQMNECRVQSARKRKGLDDYPCKSGGLVEYTYFTRAIDPRIHTECIACPPDEHPEEYYCAWRFKIAAD; the protein is encoded by the coding sequence ATGTTGAATCTGGATAAAGCAGATAGGATCGAGGATCTTGACCATGAAAATACCGCCCGATTTGTGCTGGACCTGTTTCATCGCCTTATCTTTCATCATGTATTCTGGTTCAATGAAGTCAAACACCAGATGGGAACAGAAAAAGCTTTTGAAACGCTGAAAAGTGCATATAAAAGAAGCTATGCCATCCAGATGAAAAGACTGGCAAAGCTCTTTGGTTTTCAAATGAAGGATGACGTTCCAGAGCCGATGTTGAAAATGTCAAAAGCTTTGCTGCTGGAATTCATGGACAGCGTGGCGGCTAACTGGCTGGCAAACGACGGGGTGTGGTTCCAGGCCGTGGAATTTTCAAGCGGCATGAATGATGCCAAGCGTTGCAACGACTCTTGCTGGGCTCAATTTTCGACTTTTGAAGCCCGGTCCATCAGAACATTTTTGAATCTTCCGGAAAAATCCGGGCTGGAAGGATTAAAAAGGGCCCTGAATTTTCGGATCTATGCGCGTATTAACACTCAGTCCTGTGTTGATGAAGGGCCTGACAGCTTCGTATATCAAATGAACGAATGCCGGGTTCAGTCTGCAAGAAAACGCAAAGGCCTTGATGATTATCCGTGCAAATCCGGTGGATTGGTCGAGTACACTTATTTTACCAGAGCCATCGACCCTCGAATCCATACCGAGTGCATCGCCTGTCCGCCGGATGAGCATCCCGAGGAATACTACTGTGCCTGGCGGTTCAAAATCGCCGCAGATTAA
- a CDS encoding helix-turn-helix transcriptional regulator, with protein sequence MQTKNQKSHINVDFFEDLTGDISKTTPEGIEAIGQRIKTLREEKGLSLDELSKLTGFDIELLSNIESNKVQPQLGTVIKLSKALDSAFSRLVSGVGDKLYSITRKHEQKVISRSTSQKGKKQVYLYKSLAPEVKGRHMEALIVQLEENPDKEMSVHEGEEFIYVLDGIVVLNIGQESYDLEPGDSAYYLSTTPHLVASKSGKATILAVLYEG encoded by the coding sequence ATGCAAACAAAGAATCAAAAATCTCACATCAATGTCGACTTTTTTGAGGATTTGACCGGCGATATTTCAAAAACGACTCCCGAGGGTATCGAAGCAATCGGCCAGCGGATCAAAACCTTGAGGGAAGAAAAAGGGTTGTCGCTGGACGAGCTTTCAAAATTGACAGGATTTGACATCGAACTGCTGTCAAACATCGAGAGTAACAAAGTACAGCCCCAGCTCGGGACGGTTATCAAGCTGTCAAAGGCCCTTGACAGTGCCTTCAGCCGTTTGGTCTCGGGTGTCGGCGACAAACTCTATTCGATTACTCGAAAACATGAGCAGAAGGTCATCTCCAGATCCACCTCCCAGAAAGGCAAAAAGCAGGTCTATCTATACAAGAGCCTTGCTCCGGAGGTCAAAGGACGCCATATGGAGGCCTTGATCGTACAACTTGAAGAAAATCCTGACAAGGAAATGTCCGTGCATGAAGGCGAAGAATTCATTTACGTTCTGGATGGTATCGTCGTCCTGAATATCGGCCAGGAAAGTTATGATCTCGAACCTGGTGACAGCGCCTACTATTTGTCGACCACACCGCATCTGGTTGCTTCCAAAAGCGGGAAGGCGACCATATTGGCGGTACTCTATGAAGGCTAA
- a CDS encoding pyruvate carboxyltransferase: protein MKEYDYWKIFPRMPRKVTIGDITIRDGFQHEEKFISTEAKKFYLEELIFAGCRHIEVTNLGNPFLMPQFRDAEELLAHVRSDGFKQRCAPKGVNYDDICFTAITIRASAVDRAIGLKEKGIGPDRVLMMVSTEEEHHFANAGTTLPEYWKEAERCIKKCTDAGIKMCGTVSTIWGSPIGGATDLKDAVEFTKRWLEIGAHDIEHADHDGSASAPDVYRYFSIILDEIPDTRLHIAHFHETKRVASASILAALQAGIINYEATMGGLGGQPANFLDDCPVKGTGEYYYEDPRYVGLVTLEDTLVQIDEMGIEHGWDVDRVLWLGKQMEKTVGRRLRSEAVVNGRTLKEGHMQFARPGLKKRKEKLGEKPGQKVPKEWSLEH, encoded by the coding sequence ATGAAAGAATACGACTATTGGAAAATTTTTCCCAGGATGCCCAGGAAAGTCACCATCGGTGACATAACGATTCGGGACGGTTTCCAGCATGAAGAAAAATTTATCTCAACGGAGGCAAAAAAATTCTACCTGGAAGAGTTGATTTTTGCAGGCTGCCGCCACATTGAAGTAACCAATCTGGGCAATCCCTTTCTCATGCCCCAGTTCAGGGACGCCGAGGAACTGCTTGCGCATGTGAGAAGCGATGGTTTCAAACAGCGCTGTGCCCCAAAAGGTGTCAATTACGATGACATCTGTTTTACTGCCATCACCATTCGCGCGTCGGCGGTGGATCGAGCTATTGGGTTGAAAGAAAAGGGAATCGGTCCAGACCGTGTTTTAATGATGGTTTCCACTGAAGAAGAACATCATTTTGCCAATGCCGGAACCACGCTACCGGAGTACTGGAAAGAGGCCGAACGTTGTATCAAGAAATGCACGGATGCCGGCATTAAGATGTGCGGCACGGTCAGCACCATCTGGGGCAGCCCCATCGGCGGCGCCACCGATTTAAAGGATGCCGTGGAATTCACCAAACGATGGCTGGAGATCGGGGCCCATGACATCGAACATGCCGACCATGACGGCAGTGCCTCGGCCCCGGATGTTTACCGCTATTTTTCCATAATCCTGGACGAAATTCCGGATACCCGTCTGCATATCGCCCATTTCCATGAAACCAAGCGGGTGGCGTCGGCATCGATCCTGGCGGCCTTGCAGGCCGGGATCATAAATTATGAGGCCACCATGGGCGGCTTGGGCGGACAGCCTGCCAACTTTTTGGATGACTGCCCTGTCAAGGGGACCGGTGAGTACTATTACGAAGATCCCCGCTATGTCGGCCTGGTAACTCTGGAAGATACGCTGGTTCAGATTGACGAGATGGGAATAGAACACGGCTGGGATGTTGACCGCGTCCTGTGGCTGGGAAAGCAGATGGAAAAGACTGTCGGTAGAAGACTCCGCAGCGAAGCAGTCGTTAACGGCCGCACCTTGAAAGAGGGGCACATGCAGTTTGCGCGCCCCGGGTTGAAGAAAAGAAAGGAAAAATTGGGCGAAAAACCCGGACAGAAAGTGCCCAAAGAATGGAGTCTTGAGCACTAA
- a CDS encoding propionyl-CoA carboxylase encodes MTDTRGENRLFWENEEKKLDERVNQAMWPEGQKAVDKLLQQGKLPARELIQRLIDPETEFHELSRIAGFGMDYPGVADVPSAGLVTGMAKIHGNWTMIIANDSRVKAGTYFPITLKKHIRAQAIAERCGLNCVYIADSGGAFLPMQAEVFPDDQHFGSMFYNMARMSAVGLKQITLSTGGNTAGGAYIVFMACEAIMIDKLAYSFLGGPPLVKMATGEVISAEDLGGANVHTRISGGADHFCSNQDEAIAKVREILMLEPPQKLQMHRYAEMPPRVPAEAIYEIMPASVHQGIDVRAFLEAIADDSVFTEYKQNYAPGRGDNIVTGRMRIKGLTVGVVAANGVGIIFVEAARKATEWIVRCCQEKIPLLFVQSSPGYMVGSDSEHMGIGKYGADMVRAVSCAQVPRIQIVIGPDNGAANYGMCGRAYRPHFLFATMRARTSVMSGRSAAGVLLSIEERKRSAQQYPMTVEEKQAFSQAMIDKYDGEAHPFYCGARLLNDRVLKFFEIRDWLAMGFEVGLLKPVGEPSFGNFRF; translated from the coding sequence ATGACGGATACAAGGGGCGAAAATCGATTGTTTTGGGAAAATGAGGAAAAGAAGCTCGATGAACGCGTCAACCAGGCCATGTGGCCGGAGGGGCAAAAGGCTGTAGACAAACTGCTCCAACAAGGCAAACTCCCGGCAAGGGAACTGATTCAGAGGTTGATCGATCCGGAAACTGAATTCCATGAACTCAGCCGGATCGCGGGCTTCGGAATGGATTACCCCGGAGTTGCCGATGTTCCCAGCGCCGGCCTGGTGACAGGAATGGCAAAGATCCACGGCAACTGGACCATGATTATCGCCAACGACAGCCGGGTGAAAGCCGGTACCTACTTTCCCATTACTCTAAAAAAGCACATCCGAGCCCAGGCCATTGCCGAGCGTTGCGGCCTGAACTGTGTCTATATTGCCGATTCCGGCGGCGCATTTTTGCCGATGCAGGCCGAAGTCTTTCCCGATGATCAACATTTCGGATCCATGTTTTACAATATGGCTCGCATGTCGGCCGTGGGCCTTAAACAAATAACCTTAAGCACCGGCGGTAATACGGCTGGCGGGGCCTACATAGTTTTTATGGCCTGTGAAGCGATTATGATCGACAAATTGGCCTATTCGTTTTTGGGCGGTCCGCCTCTGGTGAAAATGGCCACCGGCGAAGTCATTTCCGCTGAAGATTTGGGCGGTGCCAACGTCCACACCCGGATTTCCGGAGGCGCCGATCACTTTTGCTCCAATCAGGATGAAGCGATTGCCAAGGTTAGGGAAATTCTCATGCTTGAACCTCCCCAGAAGCTTCAGATGCACCGTTATGCCGAAATGCCTCCACGGGTGCCCGCCGAAGCCATTTACGAAATTATGCCGGCTTCCGTCCACCAAGGCATCGATGTTCGCGCCTTTTTGGAAGCGATTGCAGATGACAGTGTTTTCACCGAATATAAACAGAATTATGCTCCCGGCAGGGGAGACAATATCGTTACCGGCAGAATGCGCATTAAAGGCCTGACCGTCGGCGTAGTGGCAGCCAATGGCGTCGGCATCATATTTGTTGAGGCGGCCCGCAAGGCCACGGAATGGATTGTGCGCTGCTGCCAGGAAAAAATTCCGCTCCTGTTCGTCCAGAGTTCGCCCGGCTATATGGTCGGGTCGGACTCCGAACATATGGGCATCGGTAAATACGGCGCCGATATGGTCAGGGCGGTTTCATGCGCCCAGGTGCCCAGGATACAGATAGTGATCGGGCCGGATAACGGGGCGGCCAATTACGGAATGTGCGGTCGAGCCTACCGGCCCCATTTTCTCTTCGCGACCATGAGAGCACGGACTTCGGTAATGAGTGGCAGGAGTGCGGCGGGCGTTCTGCTTTCGATCGAAGAGCGTAAACGTTCGGCCCAGCAGTATCCCATGACCGTCGAGGAGAAGCAGGCCTTCAGCCAGGCGATGATCGACAAGTACGACGGCGAAGCCCATCCGTTTTACTGCGGTGCCCGTTTGTTGAATGACAGGGTTCTTAAATTTTTCGAAATTCGCGACTGGCTGGCCATGGGCTTTGAAGTTGGCCTGCTGAAACCCGTAGGCGAACCCTCTTTCGGGAACTTCCGATTCTAA